Proteins encoded within one genomic window of Dromaius novaehollandiae isolate bDroNov1 chromosome 7, bDroNov1.hap1, whole genome shotgun sequence:
- the DPP4 gene encoding dipeptidyl peptidase 4 isoform X1, with protein sequence MRTALKWLLGLLGAAVVVVAIAVPVALLTGKSTPDSRKTYTLQNYLNGDYTYKTYDLQWISGNQYLHETANGDIRLFDADSGTSEKSSEVFSNTTLDKYKATTVLLSPDQKFALLQYSYTKLWRHSYTASYYIYDFNTSSILDDKLLPTDIQCISWSPVGHKLAYVWGNNVYVKASPTAEAVQITKNGEENKIFNGIPDWVYEEEMFGTHSALWWSPSGNFLAYASFNDTEVPLMEYSFYSEDTLQYPKTISLPYPKAGAKNPTVQFFIVDTQSLPAFNSTEISPPEEINSGDHYLSVVTWVTDERICLQWLRRIQNFSVLAVCDFASATGNWTCPKEKQRTEESKTGWIGYFQPSVPYFTPDNTTYYKVFSNAMGYKHIHYINGSEAPIAITEGEWEVTSIAAVTSNFLYYISNENGGMPGGRNLYKVLLESSPSSTKCVSCDLNEERCQYYSVSFSEDAQYYQLVCYGPGLPMSTLHRSSDDNVIRYLENNTELENSLKDIQMPSKKIGSISVAGYDLWYQMILPPHFDSSKKYPLLLEVYAGPCSQKVDNVFRINWATYLASTEQIIVASFDGRGSGYQGDEIMHAINRRLGTYEVEDQIASARKFSEMSFVDKDRIALWGWSYGGYVTSMVLGSGSGVFKCGIAVAPVSSWQYYDSIYTERYMGLPTESDNLKNYNSSTVMARAEKFKQVDYLLIHGTADDNVHFQQAAQISKALVDAEVDFQAMWYTDKDHAISGQAHKHIYTHMSHFIKQCFSLP encoded by the exons agagTACCCCTGATTCACGAAAAACGTATACTCTACAGAATTATTTGAATGGTGACTATACGTACAAAACATATGATTTGCAGTGGATTTCAG GAAATCAGTACCTTCATGAAACAGCTAATGGTGACATCCGACTCTTCGATGCTGACAGTGGAACATCTGAAAAATCCTCAGAAGTCTTCTCAAATACAACACTA GACAAATACAAAGCAACCACAGTTCTGTTGTCTCCTGACCAGAAGTTTGCTCTTCTGCAGTACAGCTATACAAAG TTGTGGAGGCATTCATACACAGCTTCGTATTACATCTACGATTTCAATACAAG ttCCATCTTAGATGACAAACTGCTACCTACTGATATACAGTGTATATCCTGGTCGCCTGTCGGTCACAAACTG GCATATGTTTGGGGTAACAATGTCTATGTAAAAGCTTCACCAACAGCAGAAGCTGTGCAAATCACTaagaatggagaagaaaataaaattttcaatgGAATACCAGATTGGGTTTATGAAG AGGAAATGTTTGGCACTCATTCTGCTCTGTGGTGGTCTCCAAGTGGCAATTTTCTGGCGTATGCATCATTTAATGATACAGAAGTTCCTCTTATGGAGTATTCCTTTTATTCTGAGGATACCTTGCAGTATCCAAAGACCATTAGTCTCCCATATCCCAAG gcaGGAGCTAAAAATCCAACTGTGCAATTCTTTATCGTGGATACCCAATCACTTCCTGCTTTCAATTCTACTGAAATTTCTCCGCCAGAAGAAATAAACTCAGG GGATCACTATTTGAGTGTTGTAACATGGGTGACAGATGAAAGGATCTGTTTGCAGTGGCTTAGAAGAATTCAGAATTTTTCAGTCCTCGCAGTCTGTGACTTTGCAAGTGCTACTGGAAATTGGACATGTCCAAAG GAAAAACAACGTACGGAAGAAAGTAAAACTGGCTGGATTGGCTAT TTTCAGCCATCTGTCCCTTACTTTACACCCGATAATACTACCTACTACAAAGTCTTCAGCAATGCAATGGGTTACAAGCACATCCATTATATAAATGGCTCAGAG gctccAATAGCTATTACTGAAGGAGAATGGGAAGTAACCAGCATAGCAGCTGTAACCAGTAATTTTTT ATACTACATCAGCAATGAAAATGGTGGAATGCCAGGAGGAAGAAACCTTTATAA AGTGCTCTTGGAAAGCAGTCCAAGTTCTACTAAATGTGTTAGCTGTGATCTGAATGAAGAAAGATGCCAGTATTATTCTGTGTCCTTCAGCGAAGATGCACAGTATTATCAGCTAGTTTGTTATG GTCCTGGACTGCCCATGTCTACTTTGCACAGAAGCAGCGATGATAATG TCATCAGGTATTTGGAAAATAACACTGAACTGGAAAATTCATTGAAAGATATTCAAATGCCTTCAAAAAAAATTGGCTCCATTAGTGTAGCTGGATATG ACCTATGGTATCAAATGATTTTGCCTCCCCATTTCGATTCATCAAAGAAGTACCCTCTGCTCCTTGAAGT GTATGCAGGACCCTGTAGTCAGAAAGTAGATAATGTCTTCCGGATCAACTGGGCCACTTACCTCGCAAGCACAGAACAGATCATCGTGGCCAGCTTTGATGGTCGAGGAAGTGGCTACCAAGGAGACGAAATTATGCATGCAATAAACCGAAGACTAGGAACATATGAAGTGGAAGACCAGATAGCATCAGCCAG aaAATTTTCTGAAATGAGCTTTGTCGATAAGGACAGAATAGCTCTTTGGGGTTGG tcttacGGGGGATATGTGACCTCCATGGTGCTTGGCTCTGGAAGCGGAGTGTTCAAGTGTGGAATAGCGGTTGCCCCCGTGTCAAGCTGGCAATATTATG ATTCAATATACACGGAGCGATACATGGGCCTTCCTACAGAAAGTGATAATCTGAAAAACTATAAT agTTCAACAGTAATGGCCAGAGCTGAAAAATTCAAGCAAGTTGACTATCTCCTTATTCATGGAACAGCAGATG aTAATGTTCACTTTCAGCAAGCAGCGCAGATTTCCAAAGCTCTTGTTGATGCTGAGGTGGATTTTCAGGCAATG TGGTATACCGACAAAGACCATGCCATTAGTGGTCAAGCACATAAGCATATTTATACCCATATGAGCCATTTCATAAAACAGTGTTTCTCACTGCCCTAG
- the DPP4 gene encoding dipeptidyl peptidase 4 isoform X4, whose amino-acid sequence MRTALKWLLGLLGAAVVVVAIAVPVALLTGKSTPDSRKTYTLQNYLNGDYTYKTYDLQWISGNQYLHETANGDIRLFDADSGTSEKSSEVFSNTTLDKYKATTVLLSPDQKFALLQYSYTKLWRHSYTASYYIYDFNTSSILDDKLLPTDIQCISWSPVGHKLAYVWGNNVYVKASPTAEAVQITKNGEENKIFNGIPDWVYEEEMFGTHSALWWSPSGNFLAYASFNDTEVPLMEYSFYSEDTLQYPKTISLPYPKAGAKNPTVQFFIVDTQSLPAFNSTEISPPEEINSGDHYLSVVTWVTDERICLQWLRRIQNFSVLAVCDFASATGNWTCPKEKQRTEESKTGWIGYFQPSVPYFTPDNTTYYKVFSNAMGYKHIHYINGSEAPIAITEGEWEVTSIAAVTSNFLYYISNENGGMPGGRNLYKVLLESSPSSTKCVSCDLNEERCQYYSVSFSEDAQYYQLVCYGPGLPMSTLHRSSDDNVIRYLENNTELENSLKDIQMPSKKIGSISVAGYDLWYQMILPPHFDSSKKYPLLLEVYAGPCSQKVDNVFRINWATYLASTEQIIVASFDGRGSGYQGDEIMHAINRRLGTYEVEDQIASARKFSEMSFVDKDRIALWGWSYGGYVTSMVLGSGSGVFKCGIAVAPVSSWQYYDSIYTERYMGLPTESDNLKNYNSSTVMARAEKFKQVDYLLIHGTADDNVHFQQAAQISKALVDAEVDFQAMAGADCGETT is encoded by the exons agagTACCCCTGATTCACGAAAAACGTATACTCTACAGAATTATTTGAATGGTGACTATACGTACAAAACATATGATTTGCAGTGGATTTCAG GAAATCAGTACCTTCATGAAACAGCTAATGGTGACATCCGACTCTTCGATGCTGACAGTGGAACATCTGAAAAATCCTCAGAAGTCTTCTCAAATACAACACTA GACAAATACAAAGCAACCACAGTTCTGTTGTCTCCTGACCAGAAGTTTGCTCTTCTGCAGTACAGCTATACAAAG TTGTGGAGGCATTCATACACAGCTTCGTATTACATCTACGATTTCAATACAAG ttCCATCTTAGATGACAAACTGCTACCTACTGATATACAGTGTATATCCTGGTCGCCTGTCGGTCACAAACTG GCATATGTTTGGGGTAACAATGTCTATGTAAAAGCTTCACCAACAGCAGAAGCTGTGCAAATCACTaagaatggagaagaaaataaaattttcaatgGAATACCAGATTGGGTTTATGAAG AGGAAATGTTTGGCACTCATTCTGCTCTGTGGTGGTCTCCAAGTGGCAATTTTCTGGCGTATGCATCATTTAATGATACAGAAGTTCCTCTTATGGAGTATTCCTTTTATTCTGAGGATACCTTGCAGTATCCAAAGACCATTAGTCTCCCATATCCCAAG gcaGGAGCTAAAAATCCAACTGTGCAATTCTTTATCGTGGATACCCAATCACTTCCTGCTTTCAATTCTACTGAAATTTCTCCGCCAGAAGAAATAAACTCAGG GGATCACTATTTGAGTGTTGTAACATGGGTGACAGATGAAAGGATCTGTTTGCAGTGGCTTAGAAGAATTCAGAATTTTTCAGTCCTCGCAGTCTGTGACTTTGCAAGTGCTACTGGAAATTGGACATGTCCAAAG GAAAAACAACGTACGGAAGAAAGTAAAACTGGCTGGATTGGCTAT TTTCAGCCATCTGTCCCTTACTTTACACCCGATAATACTACCTACTACAAAGTCTTCAGCAATGCAATGGGTTACAAGCACATCCATTATATAAATGGCTCAGAG gctccAATAGCTATTACTGAAGGAGAATGGGAAGTAACCAGCATAGCAGCTGTAACCAGTAATTTTTT ATACTACATCAGCAATGAAAATGGTGGAATGCCAGGAGGAAGAAACCTTTATAA AGTGCTCTTGGAAAGCAGTCCAAGTTCTACTAAATGTGTTAGCTGTGATCTGAATGAAGAAAGATGCCAGTATTATTCTGTGTCCTTCAGCGAAGATGCACAGTATTATCAGCTAGTTTGTTATG GTCCTGGACTGCCCATGTCTACTTTGCACAGAAGCAGCGATGATAATG TCATCAGGTATTTGGAAAATAACACTGAACTGGAAAATTCATTGAAAGATATTCAAATGCCTTCAAAAAAAATTGGCTCCATTAGTGTAGCTGGATATG ACCTATGGTATCAAATGATTTTGCCTCCCCATTTCGATTCATCAAAGAAGTACCCTCTGCTCCTTGAAGT GTATGCAGGACCCTGTAGTCAGAAAGTAGATAATGTCTTCCGGATCAACTGGGCCACTTACCTCGCAAGCACAGAACAGATCATCGTGGCCAGCTTTGATGGTCGAGGAAGTGGCTACCAAGGAGACGAAATTATGCATGCAATAAACCGAAGACTAGGAACATATGAAGTGGAAGACCAGATAGCATCAGCCAG aaAATTTTCTGAAATGAGCTTTGTCGATAAGGACAGAATAGCTCTTTGGGGTTGG tcttacGGGGGATATGTGACCTCCATGGTGCTTGGCTCTGGAAGCGGAGTGTTCAAGTGTGGAATAGCGGTTGCCCCCGTGTCAAGCTGGCAATATTATG ATTCAATATACACGGAGCGATACATGGGCCTTCCTACAGAAAGTGATAATCTGAAAAACTATAAT agTTCAACAGTAATGGCCAGAGCTGAAAAATTCAAGCAAGTTGACTATCTCCTTATTCATGGAACAGCAGATG aTAATGTTCACTTTCAGCAAGCAGCGCAGATTTCCAAAGCTCTTGTTGATGCTGAGGTGGATTTTCAGGCAATG
- the DPP4 gene encoding dipeptidyl peptidase 4 isoform X3 — protein MRTALKWLLGLLGAAVVVVAIAVPVALLTGKSTPDSRKTYTLQNYLNGDYTYKTYDLQWISGNQYLHETANGDIRLFDADSGTSEKSSEVFSNTTLDKYKATTVLLSPDQKFALLQYSYTKLWRHSYTASYYIYDFNTSSILDDKLLPTDIQCISWSPVGHKLAYVWGNNVYVKASPTAEAVQITKNGEENKIFNGIPDWVYEEEMFGTHSALWWSPSGNFLAYASFNDTEVPLMEYSFYSEDTLQYPKTISLPYPKAGAKNPTVQFFIVDTQSLPAFNSTEISPPEEINSGDHYLSVVTWVTDERICLQWLRRIQNFSVLAVCDFASATGNWTCPKEKQRTEESKTGWIGYFQPSVPYFTPDNTTYYKVFSNAMGYKHIHYINGSEAPIAITEGEWEVTSIAAVTSNFLYYISNENGGMPGGRNLYKVLLESSPSSTKCVSCDLNEERCQYYSVSFSEDAQYYQLVCYGPGLPMSTLHRSSDDNVIRYLENNTELENSLKDIQMPSKKIGSISVAGYDLWYQMILPPHFDSSKKYPLLLEVYAGPCSQKVDNVFRINWATYLASTEQIIVASFDGRGSGYQGDEIMHAINRRLGTYEVEDQIASARKFSEMSFVDKDRIALWGWSYGGYVTSMVLGSGSGVFKCGIAVAPVSSWQYYDSIYTERYMGLPTESDNLKNYNSSTVMARAEKFKQVDYLLIHGTADDNVHFQQAAQISKALVDAEVDFQAMQRYLSSYKITQ, from the exons agagTACCCCTGATTCACGAAAAACGTATACTCTACAGAATTATTTGAATGGTGACTATACGTACAAAACATATGATTTGCAGTGGATTTCAG GAAATCAGTACCTTCATGAAACAGCTAATGGTGACATCCGACTCTTCGATGCTGACAGTGGAACATCTGAAAAATCCTCAGAAGTCTTCTCAAATACAACACTA GACAAATACAAAGCAACCACAGTTCTGTTGTCTCCTGACCAGAAGTTTGCTCTTCTGCAGTACAGCTATACAAAG TTGTGGAGGCATTCATACACAGCTTCGTATTACATCTACGATTTCAATACAAG ttCCATCTTAGATGACAAACTGCTACCTACTGATATACAGTGTATATCCTGGTCGCCTGTCGGTCACAAACTG GCATATGTTTGGGGTAACAATGTCTATGTAAAAGCTTCACCAACAGCAGAAGCTGTGCAAATCACTaagaatggagaagaaaataaaattttcaatgGAATACCAGATTGGGTTTATGAAG AGGAAATGTTTGGCACTCATTCTGCTCTGTGGTGGTCTCCAAGTGGCAATTTTCTGGCGTATGCATCATTTAATGATACAGAAGTTCCTCTTATGGAGTATTCCTTTTATTCTGAGGATACCTTGCAGTATCCAAAGACCATTAGTCTCCCATATCCCAAG gcaGGAGCTAAAAATCCAACTGTGCAATTCTTTATCGTGGATACCCAATCACTTCCTGCTTTCAATTCTACTGAAATTTCTCCGCCAGAAGAAATAAACTCAGG GGATCACTATTTGAGTGTTGTAACATGGGTGACAGATGAAAGGATCTGTTTGCAGTGGCTTAGAAGAATTCAGAATTTTTCAGTCCTCGCAGTCTGTGACTTTGCAAGTGCTACTGGAAATTGGACATGTCCAAAG GAAAAACAACGTACGGAAGAAAGTAAAACTGGCTGGATTGGCTAT TTTCAGCCATCTGTCCCTTACTTTACACCCGATAATACTACCTACTACAAAGTCTTCAGCAATGCAATGGGTTACAAGCACATCCATTATATAAATGGCTCAGAG gctccAATAGCTATTACTGAAGGAGAATGGGAAGTAACCAGCATAGCAGCTGTAACCAGTAATTTTTT ATACTACATCAGCAATGAAAATGGTGGAATGCCAGGAGGAAGAAACCTTTATAA AGTGCTCTTGGAAAGCAGTCCAAGTTCTACTAAATGTGTTAGCTGTGATCTGAATGAAGAAAGATGCCAGTATTATTCTGTGTCCTTCAGCGAAGATGCACAGTATTATCAGCTAGTTTGTTATG GTCCTGGACTGCCCATGTCTACTTTGCACAGAAGCAGCGATGATAATG TCATCAGGTATTTGGAAAATAACACTGAACTGGAAAATTCATTGAAAGATATTCAAATGCCTTCAAAAAAAATTGGCTCCATTAGTGTAGCTGGATATG ACCTATGGTATCAAATGATTTTGCCTCCCCATTTCGATTCATCAAAGAAGTACCCTCTGCTCCTTGAAGT GTATGCAGGACCCTGTAGTCAGAAAGTAGATAATGTCTTCCGGATCAACTGGGCCACTTACCTCGCAAGCACAGAACAGATCATCGTGGCCAGCTTTGATGGTCGAGGAAGTGGCTACCAAGGAGACGAAATTATGCATGCAATAAACCGAAGACTAGGAACATATGAAGTGGAAGACCAGATAGCATCAGCCAG aaAATTTTCTGAAATGAGCTTTGTCGATAAGGACAGAATAGCTCTTTGGGGTTGG tcttacGGGGGATATGTGACCTCCATGGTGCTTGGCTCTGGAAGCGGAGTGTTCAAGTGTGGAATAGCGGTTGCCCCCGTGTCAAGCTGGCAATATTATG ATTCAATATACACGGAGCGATACATGGGCCTTCCTACAGAAAGTGATAATCTGAAAAACTATAAT agTTCAACAGTAATGGCCAGAGCTGAAAAATTCAAGCAAGTTGACTATCTCCTTATTCATGGAACAGCAGATG aTAATGTTCACTTTCAGCAAGCAGCGCAGATTTCCAAAGCTCTTGTTGATGCTGAGGTGGATTTTCAGGCAATG
- the DPP4 gene encoding dipeptidyl peptidase 4 isoform X2: MRTALKWLLGLLGAAVVVVAIAVPVALLTGKSTPDSRKTYTLQNYLNGDYTYKTYDLQWISGNQYLHETANGDIRLFDADSGTSEKSSEVFSNTTLDKYKATTVLLSPDQKFALLQYSYTKLWRHSYTASYYIYDFNTSSILDDKLLPTDIQCISWSPVGHKLAYVWGNNVYVKASPTAEAVQITKNGEENKIFNGIPDWVYEEEMFGTHSALWWSPSGNFLAYASFNDTEVPLMEYSFYSEDTLQYPKTISLPYPKAGAKNPTVQFFIVDTQSLPAFNSTEISPPEEINSGDHYLSVVTWVTDERICLQWLRRIQNFSVLAVCDFASATGNWTCPKEKQRTEESKTGWIGYFQPSVPYFTPDNTTYYKVFSNAMGYKHIHYINGSEAPIAITEGEWEVTSIAAVTSNFLYYISNENGGMPGGRNLYKVLLESSPSSTKCVSCDLNEERCQYYSVSFSEDAQYYQLVCYGPGLPMSTLHRSSDDNVIRYLENNTELENSLKDIQMPSKKIGSISVAGYDLWYQMILPPHFDSSKKYPLLLEVYAGPCSQKVDNVFRINWATYLASTEQIIVASFDGRGSGYQGDEIMHAINRRLGTYEVEDQIASARKFSEMSFVDKDRIALWGWSYGGYVTSMVLGSGSGVFKCGIAVAPVSSWQYYDSIYTERYMGLPTESDNLKNYNSSTVMARAEKFKQVDYLLIHGTADDNVHFQQAAQISKALVDAEVDFQAMDCYLNVALLSSKRKR; encoded by the exons agagTACCCCTGATTCACGAAAAACGTATACTCTACAGAATTATTTGAATGGTGACTATACGTACAAAACATATGATTTGCAGTGGATTTCAG GAAATCAGTACCTTCATGAAACAGCTAATGGTGACATCCGACTCTTCGATGCTGACAGTGGAACATCTGAAAAATCCTCAGAAGTCTTCTCAAATACAACACTA GACAAATACAAAGCAACCACAGTTCTGTTGTCTCCTGACCAGAAGTTTGCTCTTCTGCAGTACAGCTATACAAAG TTGTGGAGGCATTCATACACAGCTTCGTATTACATCTACGATTTCAATACAAG ttCCATCTTAGATGACAAACTGCTACCTACTGATATACAGTGTATATCCTGGTCGCCTGTCGGTCACAAACTG GCATATGTTTGGGGTAACAATGTCTATGTAAAAGCTTCACCAACAGCAGAAGCTGTGCAAATCACTaagaatggagaagaaaataaaattttcaatgGAATACCAGATTGGGTTTATGAAG AGGAAATGTTTGGCACTCATTCTGCTCTGTGGTGGTCTCCAAGTGGCAATTTTCTGGCGTATGCATCATTTAATGATACAGAAGTTCCTCTTATGGAGTATTCCTTTTATTCTGAGGATACCTTGCAGTATCCAAAGACCATTAGTCTCCCATATCCCAAG gcaGGAGCTAAAAATCCAACTGTGCAATTCTTTATCGTGGATACCCAATCACTTCCTGCTTTCAATTCTACTGAAATTTCTCCGCCAGAAGAAATAAACTCAGG GGATCACTATTTGAGTGTTGTAACATGGGTGACAGATGAAAGGATCTGTTTGCAGTGGCTTAGAAGAATTCAGAATTTTTCAGTCCTCGCAGTCTGTGACTTTGCAAGTGCTACTGGAAATTGGACATGTCCAAAG GAAAAACAACGTACGGAAGAAAGTAAAACTGGCTGGATTGGCTAT TTTCAGCCATCTGTCCCTTACTTTACACCCGATAATACTACCTACTACAAAGTCTTCAGCAATGCAATGGGTTACAAGCACATCCATTATATAAATGGCTCAGAG gctccAATAGCTATTACTGAAGGAGAATGGGAAGTAACCAGCATAGCAGCTGTAACCAGTAATTTTTT ATACTACATCAGCAATGAAAATGGTGGAATGCCAGGAGGAAGAAACCTTTATAA AGTGCTCTTGGAAAGCAGTCCAAGTTCTACTAAATGTGTTAGCTGTGATCTGAATGAAGAAAGATGCCAGTATTATTCTGTGTCCTTCAGCGAAGATGCACAGTATTATCAGCTAGTTTGTTATG GTCCTGGACTGCCCATGTCTACTTTGCACAGAAGCAGCGATGATAATG TCATCAGGTATTTGGAAAATAACACTGAACTGGAAAATTCATTGAAAGATATTCAAATGCCTTCAAAAAAAATTGGCTCCATTAGTGTAGCTGGATATG ACCTATGGTATCAAATGATTTTGCCTCCCCATTTCGATTCATCAAAGAAGTACCCTCTGCTCCTTGAAGT GTATGCAGGACCCTGTAGTCAGAAAGTAGATAATGTCTTCCGGATCAACTGGGCCACTTACCTCGCAAGCACAGAACAGATCATCGTGGCCAGCTTTGATGGTCGAGGAAGTGGCTACCAAGGAGACGAAATTATGCATGCAATAAACCGAAGACTAGGAACATATGAAGTGGAAGACCAGATAGCATCAGCCAG aaAATTTTCTGAAATGAGCTTTGTCGATAAGGACAGAATAGCTCTTTGGGGTTGG tcttacGGGGGATATGTGACCTCCATGGTGCTTGGCTCTGGAAGCGGAGTGTTCAAGTGTGGAATAGCGGTTGCCCCCGTGTCAAGCTGGCAATATTATG ATTCAATATACACGGAGCGATACATGGGCCTTCCTACAGAAAGTGATAATCTGAAAAACTATAAT agTTCAACAGTAATGGCCAGAGCTGAAAAATTCAAGCAAGTTGACTATCTCCTTATTCATGGAACAGCAGATG aTAATGTTCACTTTCAGCAAGCAGCGCAGATTTCCAAAGCTCTTGTTGATGCTGAGGTGGATTTTCAGGCAATG